Genomic segment of Drosophila takahashii strain IR98-3 E-12201 chromosome X, DtakHiC1v2, whole genome shotgun sequence:
ttaaattgagtaAACTATCTTGATCAGTCCGATTCCTACGTCACAACgctttggtttaaaaatgttcaattacaTATCGATATAATTGAATAAACATTCTATAAATATCGTCTTTTTTCTTTGCAAAAATAgttcccacacacacacacatactagCACATTTGCACACTCATTCACTTAAACCATAAactataaactaaaataaataaatgtctgTTGCTTGTAGATGATAAATTTTGTTTGCAATTAACTtgcgaaaaaagaaaacaaaataatatgaatggGCTGCAGGCGATTTATATGGTTCACATGGaaatttatcatatcatatagcctcaaaatgtattttaaattttacttgaAACTTGGTTTTAGAttaggatttaaaaaataatggtaGAACCTTTGTAAACAtttcttataaattatatacttTCAAACCAAAATTGATCTGTAGTAAAAATGTATCAGATCGCAATCGTCCGGGTTTTTATCAGCAATgactaaattattttgtaaactaaatTCTTTCGCACCCCCCTAAtataagttttaatttaaattgagttTTGGAAGCAGTAACGAAGATAATAgcaaaaagattaaaaagaGATGGTTTAAAAGTTAGTACCTGATGTCATCTCGCTCTGGCCAAAGATATTGTTGGGTTCTCAAAAAGGTACCGTTACCTTTGGCCAGATCAAGGGTTTCACACATGCGCAATTGCTCTTATACCATTGCAAATCGAAGAAACGAAAGACAAACGaaggaaattgaaattgagaaCAGAGTTCATTGGAATTTCTGCAGATTGCAGTTGGATTTTTTTTGAGCAGCGATTACGATTGCTAttccaaattccaaaaccgaATCGGAGAGGCAGGAGAACCGCATAAAACCACAAAGAGCGACTTTATCTAGCAACAACATTGGCCAAAAGCCGCCGCATTAACCGCACAAGTTCCTCGTTTTTCCCCATTATTATtacaattcttttttattttttttttttcgtgtgcAACACcatagtttatttatttgaaccGTGCGCTATCTGATACTCCCATAACTCCGCGCTCGGTACTCAAACAGTTTGCTTGGGGAACTTGGAAGGGCATGTGTTTGGAATAAGTAGAGCTCTCTTctgtttttccattttctcgCTTTAAGGTTAGGTCCGAACGATTGtttatgtgtgtgcgtgttggCTGGAACCAGAAACCTGAACAGAAATCGTTAAAACtaagaaaatactttttactCGTTTGCAGACAAAATACGATACCTGGGAAGATAGCGATTTTAATGATCTCGACGACGCATCATTGAAGAAACTTCTCGAGGAGGCATATTGGTATCGAAATCCTGGCGACAGGAAGAACAAGAGCGAGCGATTTCTGGTAAGTTTTGGGTCTACATAGAGttatcttattattatttaagtttatactttttcaaaaCCTGGTAACATATTGTTATGAAGGAATATTTCTTTCTAGATCTTATAGATGTAAAATATTGTTATGAAGGAGTATTTATTTCAAGATCTTATAGATGTACAATATTGTTATGAAGGCATATTTCTTTCaagattttataaatgtaGATATAAAACTATATATTTAAGTTGTGCAGCCTTTTTTCATTTTAGGTAAATAtccaattcttttaaaaagatattttacaAGATTATCttgtaataaatatgaaaagtatttagaaaaatatttaaatattccaaATTCAAGCGATTTTTAAGATCTTTTCCTCCAAGTTTTTATCGATGTACGTTAAAATTTGGAAGGGAGAGATTTTTGTTGAGAAACCCCCGCTTTTGCTCATCAGTCTTATACAAGCTTTTTAATTCTccaccccctttttccccCCCAGCAAATGCTCAAAAAGGCTGAGTACGACGAGGAGATCTCTTATCGTGCCATCAAATCCTGCCTCACACTCAACCCATCCGCACTAGCGTCCagtgcagcagcggcggcagcaggcTCGAGCGGCGGGGGCAGCAGCAGTGCAGGGCACAACAGCGGCTACagctccacctccacctccaccaATCACCGGTCGACGGATCCCGGCCAGCAGCGGCACAAGCAGGGCGGCTCCCTGCAGGATCTCGTCGAGGCGGCGCACCGCAGTGAGCTGGCCACCacctcggcggcggcggctgcagCGACGGCGGCGGCAAGCCAACGTTTCAACTGTGATTACCAGCTGAGTGGCCGCTCCAATcgccgccagcagcagcagcagcagcagcacaaccAAAACGCCACCTCCTCCGCAACTGCATCCGCATCTAAGAAGATCAAGAACTCATCCGTCTCGGGCCGGCAGCGCGAAGGAGGCAGCCTGCCCAGCAGCGTTAACTTTGAGCCGGCAGCTGCCATGGAtgccaagcagcagcagaagcagcagcagcaggagggaTCCGGATCATCGGCAGCAGGTGGCAGCAAGAACCACAGCTGCAGCAGCCTGCCCAGCCATCTGGGCGATCGGGATCCCGAGGCGGGCATCCAGTTCGACATGGACGAGGACGAGGCGACGGGCGGCGTCGCCATTAGCGGCGTCCCACACGACTACCTGTTGGAGGTAAGCGATGATACGCTCAAGAGGTGGGACCTCCGAATGGACGGCAGTCTCTGGGAGATAGCAAGGGCCCTCGTTAAAGCAGATTTAAGCGATAAGGCGGTAAGATAGAAGGAGAGAGAGGCGCGTTACTACTGGGTTTCTTAGTGGATAGTCCTAATCCGTAAAAAAGCAATGTGTGTGCCCTCAATGTCGCATTAATCACTCTCATAAACATATATTCCATCATTATATTCAAGTACCTGAGTGTTTGTCCCTAAAACCGATCGAAAGTACTTAGTTTTAACTCTGAGTCGAGGGATATTTGTTTGGAAAACGTAGCTgtagattaaattaaatgcttaaaaacttatttaacCCTTTATTTTCCCCTCGCAGCAATTGGAGCCCCAGAATCCCTCGATGACGTTCCTGCTCGACGCCCTCAGTGGCCAGCAGCCCAAGCAGCCGAAGCAGCCGGCGGAGGCCCGGGAAGGCGGTGCCGCCAAAGAGTTCCTAATCGACGACCCGCTGCACTTCTCCGTCCTGGAGGTTTCGGCCAGGagccagctgcagcagcaggccCACTATCTGGCCGCCCTAACCGGGCAATTCGGTCTCGGGCTGGAGGAGCAGAAGCGCAAGGTGGAGGCCGGCTATGTGTCGCTCAACGACAACTACACGGCCTGCTCCTCGGTTTACGGCGGCGGCGCTGGTTCGCCAGCTGCCATCGAGGGCAGCAAGCCCTCGACTTCCTCCGCGACCTCTTCCGGCGGCAGCAACTGCGGCGGcggcgcctcctcctcctccgacgCGCTCTCCGGCGAGCTGCGTCCCGCGAAGATTGGACGCATGGTCGCTGGAGCAGCGTCGACGGCAGCTGCGTCGATGGGTGGCAAGGCCACAACGGTGAGTGGAGTTACTTTGTtgcagggttcggaaaataacacactctgttaaaaaattgtagcttacatatgttagaaacataaataacacacacagttgatttgtgttattaacacgacgtgttttttacacaacgtgtttttaacacaatgagttcTTGACATAAAAAcgtcagaaatatatattttgaactaaAAAATTCACGGTTTTCTGtagttgaaaaaattaaaaataacaattaagatATCCTGGCCCAATATTGATTCTTAATTTTTCCTTCGATTCGTTAATgtccataaaatgtaattttcatttgtgttaaaagcacagtgtgtaaaatactcgtcgtgttaataacacattgtgtaaaaaacacaaaaattatttttcacattttaccacttttgtttttgacacacatgtcaaaagctttgctcacactgtaaaatacaattttacatgttaaaaacatgtgtTAAATTTCGAACCCTgctttgttattattatagtCATTTTATAACCCAAACCCTTCTTTCACCTCAGCGCCAGCTGGACGAGAATGGCAATGCCTTGAGCGATGGCTTTGGAGGAGCCACTGGAGTGGCCACCAGCAGCAATGGAAACCAGTTCACGGCCTTGATAACCACCACAGTGGGCGGCAGtgccaccacctcctcctcgtcggccGCCCACCGTCAGAATAGCGTGTCCACGCTGCTCTCCACGGGCACGAACACCACCACCACGGCCATGGCAGCCGCAGCGGTGGCTGCATCCTACAGCCAGCTGCAACAGGCGCCCAGCGGTGGAGCTGTTGCTGCCGGGCCGGGAATAGGCATTGGCATCCAGCAGAATCCCACCAAGcagaaggccaagaagaaGTCGCAGCAGGAGAGGAATACGACCACCGTGGACGTGGAGTCGGTGGCCGGCTATCGGGGCAACGATCCCGTCGAGCAGCTGGTCAAGTACATCGAGAACGATGTGAATGGCGGAGGCGGGAACACTGCAGCGGGGCAGCGCAAGAAGGAGCGCAAGAAGCAGAACAAGCTCAAGAAGAGCAACTCGCTGGAGGAGCTGCGCAGCTGCTCGAAAATGGAGGTGGACGATTTGAAGCGCCAGTCGGCGACCACGGAGATGATGCGTCAGAAGAAGGGCCCAAATAATGCTGGCCCAAGCGGCacttcctcctccgccgccgccgccggtgGCAAGCACAATTCGGCCTCCGTGGCGGACATAAACAAGAATTGCaacaaggagcagcagcaggtgcagGTGCAGGTGCGGAATTCGAGCAGTAATCCGGGCGGAACGCAGCAGCGGAAGGGCGAGCGGCGATCGTGGGGCACCGAGGAGCTGCAGTACCTGGGCGACCGCCAGGAAATGTCTGCAGCCTGGTCGGAACCCGAATCCCTGGCCCAGAAGCCACTCACTTCGCTGCCCGCCTTAACGCGCATGTCCGAGCTGGACGCCCTGAACACTGTGCTCTCCGAAACGGCCGAGTTCCATGTGGTGACCAAGAAGAAGAAACCAAAGAAGCAACGCGCCGTCACCATGGACGAtgcggcggtggcggtggcggcggcggccaccACGGGTGGCAATTTGCAGCGCATGCAGCAGATCACCAAGTCGGCCTCCTCGAACATGATGTCCCAGCGGATGCACTACTACACcagtagcaacaacaacggaggaggagcaggagtagCTACCtacaagcagcagcaggagcactACCAGGCGCAGCAGGGCcagcaccatcatcatcatcatcatcaccaccaccatcatcaCCATCATGGCGGCTCGGCGGTTTCCAATCAGGTGGATGGATCGCGTCGCAAGTCCACCTCCTCCATGCCGCCGTCGGAGAAGTCCGACTCCAGTGATCTCGACTCGGTCCACTCGCTGCCCATCCAGACGGGCAAGAAGAAGAGcctgggcggcggcggcggcaacaacaagCAGCGGGCGGCGCAGGCCGCCAGTCAGCGGCAGGCGAAGCAAAATAATAGCTCACCGGCGCCCATTTCGTATGCGGATATTGCGCGCAACAAGCAGGAGGCTTTGAACCAGGCCGCGGCCAGCGACACGGAACTGGAGCTCAAGGGCAGCAAGTCCAAGTCGCGGCCCGACTTTCCAGAGCTGCCAGCAGggaatcagcagcagcagcaaccgatCGTTGTCAGCAATCAAAATACGGCGCCGTCCTCGTCCAGTTCGATTAGCTACTCGCAGAGCCTGAATGCCACgcccgccagcagcagcagcgatgcGGAGTCGCTCAACTCTCCAGAGCTCCAAGTGGTAGCCTGCAGCCTGGCCACGTCCACGAGCAgctgcggcagcggcagcagcagcagcagttccaGCGCCAGCACCTCCTCCacagcctcctcctccgcctcgccGCCCGCGCTGCAGAAGTCGAAGAGCGTGGAGCACGACGCCAGCTACAGCTGCACAAGCAGCAACCTGGACCAGCAGTATCCGGCGCTGGAGAAGACCGTCAAGCGGCACAGCACCAACAATGTGTCCGTGGCCGTCGCCTCCTCCTCGGCTTCGCTGTACAACTTTGCAGCGGCAGCCAAGCAGCAGCTGGCGGAGAAAGCCGCTGCAGCAACAACTACTACCTCAACTGCAGTTTCAGTTCCAGCTGCTCCTGGTTCGTCCTCGACTCCCTCGCCTGCTGTCAAGTTGAAGGCCAAGCCAAAGGAGCTGtctcccagcagcagcagcagcagcaagaagCCTCCTAAAGAGGAGGCGACGTCGTCTTCGTCCAAGGCGACCATTAGCACCAGCACCACGACCACGACCACGCAAAAGACCACGGCTGCCACGCAGACCGAGGGAGCCAAGAAGCTCAGCAGCAGTAGCTGCATTGCCAAGGGAGCCGGTGCCGTTTTGGAGGCCACCGCCGGCAGGAGGGCGGTGATTATACTCAACGATGATCGCGAGGCGGGCAGGAGCAACAACGAGTTCATTTTCGGGGACTTTAACGAGGATGAGCTGAAGCTGTTCGACGATAATTTAGAGGATGAAGTGCAGGCCGCGAATAAGCAGCAGCAAACGGAGGCGGAAGATGAGGCGGAAGATGCAGATCAAACAGAAGTGGAGAGCCGGGAAAAGGAATCGCAGCAGCTGAATGATTCGGGGGCCGCTTCAGATGCAGTCAACAGCTCGGCCAGCCTGGATATGCTCTCGATTTCGGCGGAGACGGGACAATCGTCGCCGAGCGCCGCCAGTCTGATTAACTCGTCCACGCCCTCGGGCTCTTCGTCCGCGTCGGCCAGCACCTCCACCTCGTCGTCCTCGAtttcgtcctcctcctcctcgggcaGCAACGGCAACGGCGCCGCCTGTCTGGCCTCCATTTCGGGCATGCTCGGCCAATCAGTGGCCAATCAGTCGGGGGATAGCGGCATCTATGCCGCAGCCAATACGTCCATCAAGGAGCAGGTCAACAATTTCCTCAGCAAGGCGAGCAGCAGCGAGGAGACGCTGCCGAGCACCAACTCGATTTCGATGCAGCAACTGGAGACGTGCAACGACATTGAGGCGGCCATCATAGCCGCCGCCCGTGCGGCAGCCGCTGCCCGGAGCACCAGCTGCAGTCGCAGCAACtcgcaggagcaggagcagcaggccaAGACAATTAGGTCGAATTCAAATACAAATtcaaatcccaatcccaatccggAGACGAAAGTAGCCCTGCCCGTGTTTATGAACtacaacgacgacgacgaagaGGACGACGAGAGCTTGCAGGAACTGAGCTTCATGGCGGACCTTAAGGATGCTGCGGCCACGACGTCCGCGGAGGCGGAGGCTCAGGAGGTTACtgtgctgccgccgccgccgccctcG
This window contains:
- the tyf gene encoding pneumococcal serine-rich repeat protein isoform X3, whose amino-acid sequence is MSSRSGQRYCWVLKKTKYDTWEDSDFNDLDDASLKKLLEEAYWYRNPGDRKNKSERFLQMLKKAEYDEEISYRAIKSCLTLNPSALASSAAAAAAGSSGGGSSSAGHNSGYSSTSTSTNHRSTDPGQQRHKQGGSLQDLVEAAHRSELATTSAAAAAATAAASQRFNCDYQLSGRSNRRQQQQQQQHNQNATSSATASASKKIKNSSVSGRQREGGSLPSSVNFEPAAAMDAKQQQKQQQQEGSGSSAAGGSKNHSCSSLPSHLGDRDPEAGIQFDMDEDEATGGVAISGVPHDYLLEVSDDTLKRWDLRMDGSLWEIARALVKADLSDKAQLEPQNPSMTFLLDALSGQQPKQPKQPAEAREGGAAKEFLIDDPLHFSVLEVSARSQLQQQAHYLAALTGQFGLGLEEQKRKVEAGYVSLNDNYTACSSVYGGGAGSPAAIEGSKPSTSSATSSGGSNCGGGASSSSDALSGELRPAKIGRMVAGAASTAAASMGGKATTRQLDENGNALSDGFGGATGVATSSNGNQFTALITTTVGGSATTSSSSAAHRQNSVSTLLSTGTNTTTTAMAAAAVAASYSQLQQAPSGGAVAAGPGIGIGIQQNPTKQKAKKKSQQERNTTTVDVESVAGYRGNDPVEQLVKYIENDVNGGGGNTAAGQRKKERKKQNKLKKSNSLEELRSCSKMEVDDLKRQSATTEMMRQKKGPNNAGPSGTSSSAAAAGGKHNSASVADINKNCNKEQQQVQVQVRNSSSNPGGTQQRKGERRSWGTEELQYLGDRQEMSAAWSEPESLAQKPLTSLPALTRMSELDALNTVLSETAEFHVVTKKKKPKKQRAVTMDDAAVAVAAAATTGGNLQRMQQITKSASSNMMSQRMHYYTSSNNNGGGAGVATYKQQQEHYQAQQGQHHHHHHHHHHHHHHHGGSAVSNQVDGSRRKSTSSMPPSEKSDSSDLDSVHSLPIQTGKKKSLGGGGGNNKQRAAQAASQRQAKQNNSSPAPISYADIARNKQEALNQAAASDTELELKGSKSKSRPDFPELPAGNQQQQQPIVVSNQNTAPSSSSSISYSQSLNATPASSSSDAESLNSPELQVVACSLATSTSSCGSGSSSSSSSASTSSTASSSASPPALQKSKSVEHDASYSCTSSNLDQQYPALEKTVKRHSTNNVSVAVASSSASLYNFAAAAKQQLAEKAAAATTTTSTAVSVPAAPGSSSTPSPAVKLKAKPKELSPSSSSSSKKPPKEEATSSSSKATISTSTTTTTTQKTTAATQTEGAKKLSSSSCIAKGAGAVLEATAGRRAVIILNDDREAGRSNNEFIFGDFNEDELKLFDDNLEDEVQAANKQQQTEAEDEAEDADQTEVESREKESQQLNDSGAASDAVNSSASLDMLSISAETGQSSPSAASLINSSTPSGSSSASASTSTSSSSISSSSSSGSNGNGAACLASISGMLGQSVANQSGDSGIYAAANTSIKEQVNNFLSKASSSEETLPSTNSISMQQLETCNDIEAAIIAAARAAAAARSTSCSRSNSQEQEQQAKTIRSNSNTNSNPNPNPETKVALPVFMNYNDDDEEDDESLQELSFMADLKDAAATTSAEAEAQEVTVLPPPPPSRPAMMTNTELIVDYIANTWNAIANSKYVTYYNEREQET
- the tyf gene encoding pneumococcal serine-rich repeat protein isoform X1; translation: MNNEQTPSSSDTSADRVGGSGSGSGSLSGTGSESAIKLPIPDTPIVSIAAGTMSESTTTTTATKTTPTPFPQEQLITMMSDHVAQLDEASVSQEAKGAVAATNHVATKKSSSPSNSHSHATNHAAAAEAGKDSGAAAAAAGGDTFSTVFAMLNDTQGEELSRPNRRVLQYGATAKGKTQDDQNVGKRQKKKKTKYDTWEDSDFNDLDDASLKKLLEEAYWYRNPGDRKNKSERFLQMLKKAEYDEEISYRAIKSCLTLNPSALASSAAAAAAGSSGGGSSSAGHNSGYSSTSTSTNHRSTDPGQQRHKQGGSLQDLVEAAHRSELATTSAAAAAATAAASQRFNCDYQLSGRSNRRQQQQQQQHNQNATSSATASASKKIKNSSVSGRQREGGSLPSSVNFEPAAAMDAKQQQKQQQQEGSGSSAAGGSKNHSCSSLPSHLGDRDPEAGIQFDMDEDEATGGVAISGVPHDYLLEVSDDTLKRWDLRMDGSLWEIARALVKADLSDKAQLEPQNPSMTFLLDALSGQQPKQPKQPAEAREGGAAKEFLIDDPLHFSVLEVSARSQLQQQAHYLAALTGQFGLGLEEQKRKVEAGYVSLNDNYTACSSVYGGGAGSPAAIEGSKPSTSSATSSGGSNCGGGASSSSDALSGELRPAKIGRMVAGAASTAAASMGGKATTRQLDENGNALSDGFGGATGVATSSNGNQFTALITTTVGGSATTSSSSAAHRQNSVSTLLSTGTNTTTTAMAAAAVAASYSQLQQAPSGGAVAAGPGIGIGIQQNPTKQKAKKKSQQERNTTTVDVESVAGYRGNDPVEQLVKYIENDVNGGGGNTAAGQRKKERKKQNKLKKSNSLEELRSCSKMEVDDLKRQSATTEMMRQKKGPNNAGPSGTSSSAAAAGGKHNSASVADINKNCNKEQQQVQVQVRNSSSNPGGTQQRKGERRSWGTEELQYLGDRQEMSAAWSEPESLAQKPLTSLPALTRMSELDALNTVLSETAEFHVVTKKKKPKKQRAVTMDDAAVAVAAAATTGGNLQRMQQITKSASSNMMSQRMHYYTSSNNNGGGAGVATYKQQQEHYQAQQGQHHHHHHHHHHHHHHHGGSAVSNQVDGSRRKSTSSMPPSEKSDSSDLDSVHSLPIQTGKKKSLGGGGGNNKQRAAQAASQRQAKQNNSSPAPISYADIARNKQEALNQAAASDTELELKGSKSKSRPDFPELPAGNQQQQQPIVVSNQNTAPSSSSSISYSQSLNATPASSSSDAESLNSPELQVVACSLATSTSSCGSGSSSSSSSASTSSTASSSASPPALQKSKSVEHDASYSCTSSNLDQQYPALEKTVKRHSTNNVSVAVASSSASLYNFAAAAKQQLAEKAAAATTTTSTAVSVPAAPGSSSTPSPAVKLKAKPKELSPSSSSSSKKPPKEEATSSSSKATISTSTTTTTTQKTTAATQTEGAKKLSSSSCIAKGAGAVLEATAGRRAVIILNDDREAGRSNNEFIFGDFNEDELKLFDDNLEDEVQAANKQQQTEAEDEAEDADQTEVESREKESQQLNDSGAASDAVNSSASLDMLSISAETGQSSPSAASLINSSTPSGSSSASASTSTSSSSISSSSSSGSNGNGAACLASISGMLGQSVANQSGDSGIYAAANTSIKEQVNNFLSKASSSEETLPSTNSISMQQLETCNDIEAAIIAAARAAAAARSTSCSRSNSQEQEQQAKTIRSNSNTNSNPNPNPETKVALPVFMNYNDDDEEDDESLQELSFMADLKDAAATTSAEAEAQEVTVLPPPPPSRPAMMTNTELIVDYIANTWNAIANSKYVTYYNEREQET
- the tyf gene encoding pneumococcal serine-rich repeat protein isoform X2, whose amino-acid sequence is MNNEQTPSSSDTSADRVGGSGSGSGSLSGTGSESAIKLPIPDTPIVSIAAGTMSESTTTTTATKTTPTPFPQEQLITMMSDHVAQLDEASVSQEAKGAVAATNHVATKKSSSPSNSHSHATNHAAAAEAGKDSGAAAAAAGGDTFSTVFAMLNDTQGEELSRPNRRVLQYGATAKGKTQDDQNVGKRQKKKKTKYDTWEDSDFNDLDDASLKKLLEEAYWYRNPGDRKNKSERFLQMLKKAEYDEEISYRAIKSCLTLNPSALASSAAAAAAGSSGGGSSSAGHNSGYSSTSTSTNHRSTDPGQQRHKQGGSLQDLVEAAHRSELATTSAAAAAATAAASQRFNCDYQLSGRSNRRQQQQQQQHNQNATSSATASASKKIKNSSVSGRQREGGSLPSSVNFEPAAAMDAKQQQKQQQQEGSGSSAAGGSKNHSCSSLPSHLGDRDPEAGIQFDMDEDEATGGVAISGVPHDYLLEQLEPQNPSMTFLLDALSGQQPKQPKQPAEAREGGAAKEFLIDDPLHFSVLEVSARSQLQQQAHYLAALTGQFGLGLEEQKRKVEAGYVSLNDNYTACSSVYGGGAGSPAAIEGSKPSTSSATSSGGSNCGGGASSSSDALSGELRPAKIGRMVAGAASTAAASMGGKATTRQLDENGNALSDGFGGATGVATSSNGNQFTALITTTVGGSATTSSSSAAHRQNSVSTLLSTGTNTTTTAMAAAAVAASYSQLQQAPSGGAVAAGPGIGIGIQQNPTKQKAKKKSQQERNTTTVDVESVAGYRGNDPVEQLVKYIENDVNGGGGNTAAGQRKKERKKQNKLKKSNSLEELRSCSKMEVDDLKRQSATTEMMRQKKGPNNAGPSGTSSSAAAAGGKHNSASVADINKNCNKEQQQVQVQVRNSSSNPGGTQQRKGERRSWGTEELQYLGDRQEMSAAWSEPESLAQKPLTSLPALTRMSELDALNTVLSETAEFHVVTKKKKPKKQRAVTMDDAAVAVAAAATTGGNLQRMQQITKSASSNMMSQRMHYYTSSNNNGGGAGVATYKQQQEHYQAQQGQHHHHHHHHHHHHHHHGGSAVSNQVDGSRRKSTSSMPPSEKSDSSDLDSVHSLPIQTGKKKSLGGGGGNNKQRAAQAASQRQAKQNNSSPAPISYADIARNKQEALNQAAASDTELELKGSKSKSRPDFPELPAGNQQQQQPIVVSNQNTAPSSSSSISYSQSLNATPASSSSDAESLNSPELQVVACSLATSTSSCGSGSSSSSSSASTSSTASSSASPPALQKSKSVEHDASYSCTSSNLDQQYPALEKTVKRHSTNNVSVAVASSSASLYNFAAAAKQQLAEKAAAATTTTSTAVSVPAAPGSSSTPSPAVKLKAKPKELSPSSSSSSKKPPKEEATSSSSKATISTSTTTTTTQKTTAATQTEGAKKLSSSSCIAKGAGAVLEATAGRRAVIILNDDREAGRSNNEFIFGDFNEDELKLFDDNLEDEVQAANKQQQTEAEDEAEDADQTEVESREKESQQLNDSGAASDAVNSSASLDMLSISAETGQSSPSAASLINSSTPSGSSSASASTSTSSSSISSSSSSGSNGNGAACLASISGMLGQSVANQSGDSGIYAAANTSIKEQVNNFLSKASSSEETLPSTNSISMQQLETCNDIEAAIIAAARAAAAARSTSCSRSNSQEQEQQAKTIRSNSNTNSNPNPNPETKVALPVFMNYNDDDEEDDESLQELSFMADLKDAAATTSAEAEAQEVTVLPPPPPSRPAMMTNTELIVDYIANTWNAIANSKYVTYYNEREQET
- the tyf gene encoding pneumococcal serine-rich repeat protein isoform X4, whose translation is MLKKAEYDEEISYRAIKSCLTLNPSALASSAAAAAAGSSGGGSSSAGHNSGYSSTSTSTNHRSTDPGQQRHKQGGSLQDLVEAAHRSELATTSAAAAAATAAASQRFNCDYQLSGRSNRRQQQQQQQHNQNATSSATASASKKIKNSSVSGRQREGGSLPSSVNFEPAAAMDAKQQQKQQQQEGSGSSAAGGSKNHSCSSLPSHLGDRDPEAGIQFDMDEDEATGGVAISGVPHDYLLEVSDDTLKRWDLRMDGSLWEIARALVKADLSDKAQLEPQNPSMTFLLDALSGQQPKQPKQPAEAREGGAAKEFLIDDPLHFSVLEVSARSQLQQQAHYLAALTGQFGLGLEEQKRKVEAGYVSLNDNYTACSSVYGGGAGSPAAIEGSKPSTSSATSSGGSNCGGGASSSSDALSGELRPAKIGRMVAGAASTAAASMGGKATTRQLDENGNALSDGFGGATGVATSSNGNQFTALITTTVGGSATTSSSSAAHRQNSVSTLLSTGTNTTTTAMAAAAVAASYSQLQQAPSGGAVAAGPGIGIGIQQNPTKQKAKKKSQQERNTTTVDVESVAGYRGNDPVEQLVKYIENDVNGGGGNTAAGQRKKERKKQNKLKKSNSLEELRSCSKMEVDDLKRQSATTEMMRQKKGPNNAGPSGTSSSAAAAGGKHNSASVADINKNCNKEQQQVQVQVRNSSSNPGGTQQRKGERRSWGTEELQYLGDRQEMSAAWSEPESLAQKPLTSLPALTRMSELDALNTVLSETAEFHVVTKKKKPKKQRAVTMDDAAVAVAAAATTGGNLQRMQQITKSASSNMMSQRMHYYTSSNNNGGGAGVATYKQQQEHYQAQQGQHHHHHHHHHHHHHHHGGSAVSNQVDGSRRKSTSSMPPSEKSDSSDLDSVHSLPIQTGKKKSLGGGGGNNKQRAAQAASQRQAKQNNSSPAPISYADIARNKQEALNQAAASDTELELKGSKSKSRPDFPELPAGNQQQQQPIVVSNQNTAPSSSSSISYSQSLNATPASSSSDAESLNSPELQVVACSLATSTSSCGSGSSSSSSSASTSSTASSSASPPALQKSKSVEHDASYSCTSSNLDQQYPALEKTVKRHSTNNVSVAVASSSASLYNFAAAAKQQLAEKAAAATTTTSTAVSVPAAPGSSSTPSPAVKLKAKPKELSPSSSSSSKKPPKEEATSSSSKATISTSTTTTTTQKTTAATQTEGAKKLSSSSCIAKGAGAVLEATAGRRAVIILNDDREAGRSNNEFIFGDFNEDELKLFDDNLEDEVQAANKQQQTEAEDEAEDADQTEVESREKESQQLNDSGAASDAVNSSASLDMLSISAETGQSSPSAASLINSSTPSGSSSASASTSTSSSSISSSSSSGSNGNGAACLASISGMLGQSVANQSGDSGIYAAANTSIKEQVNNFLSKASSSEETLPSTNSISMQQLETCNDIEAAIIAAARAAAAARSTSCSRSNSQEQEQQAKTIRSNSNTNSNPNPNPETKVALPVFMNYNDDDEEDDESLQELSFMADLKDAAATTSAEAEAQEVTVLPPPPPSRPAMMTNTELIVDYIANTWNAIANSKYVTYYNEREQET